The following are encoded together in the Acidicapsa ligni genome:
- a CDS encoding FtsX-like permease family protein produces the protein MGFELFLAIRYLRAKRRQAVAGIVTIISVTGVAAGVAALVIALAITNGMRRDLQDRLLGSSAHVSLIRVKGDGIKNWRPLVERLSSLPHVTAAAPALYGEVLVSNGTHAGFALIKGIIPSQESKVSDLLEKINKGSASELAPSQETEAPVDAAVPPIVLGSDLADTAGVSVGDSVLVTSPQGELTPLGLVPQWRHFRVVGIFHSGFYQYDAAVAFMRLTDSQRLFSEPDLISIISFKIDDLYQAEARGTEIQQAAGKGYLSTNWMDENHELFHALALEKIVTFIIIGLIVMVAALNILIALTMTVMEKSRDIAVLMSFGVLPGQVRRIFLLQGLLISLTGTAIGLTLGYLASWAGAHYHFVHLSSAVFNIDTLPFAPDWKDGVLVAIVSIGVALLATLYPSSAAAKILPAEALRYE, from the coding sequence ATGGGATTTGAACTCTTTCTGGCGATACGCTACCTGCGCGCGAAGCGACGCCAGGCTGTGGCCGGAATTGTCACGATCATCTCCGTGACGGGAGTGGCCGCCGGAGTAGCCGCATTGGTGATTGCCCTGGCCATCACCAACGGCATGCGCCGCGATCTGCAGGACAGGCTGCTCGGCAGTTCAGCGCATGTGAGTCTCATTCGCGTAAAGGGCGACGGTATCAAGAACTGGCGTCCACTGGTCGAACGCCTTAGCAGCCTGCCGCATGTAACAGCTGCCGCACCAGCCCTCTACGGAGAGGTACTCGTCTCCAATGGAACCCATGCCGGCTTCGCTTTAATCAAAGGAATCATCCCCTCGCAGGAAAGCAAAGTCAGCGACCTGCTTGAGAAGATAAACAAGGGTTCGGCGAGTGAACTAGCTCCCAGTCAGGAAACGGAAGCCCCCGTCGATGCCGCAGTTCCTCCCATCGTACTTGGAAGCGATCTCGCCGACACCGCAGGCGTTTCGGTCGGAGACTCTGTGCTCGTCACCAGTCCGCAGGGGGAACTGACCCCACTCGGACTGGTGCCGCAATGGAGACACTTTCGCGTCGTAGGCATCTTCCATTCCGGCTTCTACCAGTACGACGCGGCCGTAGCGTTCATGCGTCTCACCGATTCTCAGCGGCTCTTCAGTGAGCCGGATCTGATCTCGATCATCAGCTTTAAAATCGACGATCTTTATCAAGCCGAGGCACGTGGCACAGAGATTCAACAAGCCGCAGGCAAAGGCTATTTATCCACCAACTGGATGGACGAAAATCACGAACTCTTTCACGCACTCGCGCTGGAAAAAATCGTAACCTTCATCATCATCGGACTGATCGTCATGGTAGCCGCGTTGAATATCCTCATTGCGCTCACCATGACGGTGATGGAGAAGAGCCGTGACATCGCGGTACTGATGAGCTTTGGCGTGCTGCCCGGGCAGGTGCGGCGAATCTTTCTGCTACAAGGCCTATTGATCAGCCTGACAGGCACAGCCATCGGATTGACGCTGGGCTATCTGGCCTCCTGGGCTGGCGCGCATTATCACTTCGTCCATCTCTCATCGGCAGTGTTCAACATCGACACGCTGCCCTTCGCCCCCGATTGGAAAGATGGCGTACTCGTAGCGATAGTTTCAATCGGAGTAGCGCTGCTGGCAACGCTCTATCCGTCATCCGCTGCAGCAAAAATCCTGCCTGCCGAAGCGCTCCGCTACGAATAG